The sequence below is a genomic window from Candidatus Kryptonium sp..
TTACAACTTGAATTTCATCTTCTTCGGTTAGTTCCTTTCCTTCCCCTTTTCTTTCAATTTCTTTTCTTCTTATCATGGTTTGAAGCATTCTCACGACCTCAAGCCGAATTTTATCACCTGATTTCATGGCGTTTTTAAGATCTTCCGCAAGTTTTTCTCTTAGTCCCATTTTGAAGTTGATTTTTTATTTTAAAAAAATAAAAAGGCAGGACAACTGCCTGCCTTCTCGTTTAAGTGAAACTTGTGCTCATTTTTAACGGAACTTTTAAAAAATTTTTTGCATCAAAGCACATTACAACTTTTGCAAAGTTGAGTAGTTAATTCTTAGCGCGTCCGCTTTTCTTAATCTTTGCTGGATATCAATTACAATTCCCATTTTGGAATCTCTGTCAATTCTAAGCGAAACGATCACATTAGGATTTTCTTGTCGCTTTCTGTACATTATGTCAACGATGTCATCAAGTTGAACTATGTTATCATCAATTTGAATTCTTCCATCTTTTCCTACCCAGATATAAGAGATAAGTCGTTTGTTTTCAATTTTTTCAATCGCAGCTGCCTCAGGTAAAATATATCTTACTTTAACATCAAATACTTTAATTGTCGTCGTAACCATGAAAAACAACAACATCATGAAGATGATATCCGGCAAAGATGCTGTTGGAACGCGTGGTTTAGTCTGTCCGAATTTCTTCTGAAATTTCATTATTTATCACCTCGGTTTATTTAACTTCCTCTGGTTCGGCTATTGAGATACGAATCGGAATTTCTTTCTTTACTTCTTCCTGTTGCTCTCTTGTTAAATCTCGGTATGATTTCCCAAATGTTTTAAGTGAATATTCCTCGCGTAGATCGTTATAGGCAAGTTTCAGCTCATCAAGCACTTCAATGTATCTGCTATAGTTTGTCTCACGATCTGTTTTGATTGAGATGATAAGTTTGGGATTTGCTTTAATCTTATTTTTTATTAGCTCTCGGATTTGTTGAACAGTTATTAATTCACCATCAAGCAGAACCTCACCAGCTGCGTTTACAAGTAATTTAGCTATATCGCTTTGCTTAACTTTTACTTGCTCGGTTGTTTCAGCAGCAGGTGGAAGTACAAGACCGATACCCGTATCAACATCAAATGTCGTTGCAACGAGGAAAAAGATTAGCAATTCAAACGCTATATCAGCCATTGAA
It includes:
- a CDS encoding biopolymer transporter ExbD, giving the protein MKFQKKFGQTKPRVPTASLPDIIFMMLLFFMVTTTIKVFDVKVRYILPEAAAIEKIENKRLISYIWVGKDGRIQIDDNIVQLDDIVDIMYRKRQENPNVIVSLRIDRDSKMGIVIDIQQRLRKADALRINYSTLQKL
- a CDS encoding biopolymer transporter ExbD yields the protein MFKRRRRAEAEIPSASMADIAFELLIFFLVATTFDVDTGIGLVLPPAAETTEQVKVKQSDIAKLLVNAAGEVLLDGELITVQQIRELIKNKIKANPKLIISIKTDRETNYSRYIEVLDELKLAYNDLREEYSLKTFGKSYRDLTREQQEEVKKEIPIRISIAEPEEVK